The sequence below is a genomic window from Rhizobium sp. NXC14.
TCATCATGATCTTTACCATCCGGTCGTCTTCGATGTCGATCTTGTAGACCAGACCGAGTTCGAAGATGTCGGCGGGGATTTCCGGGTCATAGACGGTCTTCAGCGCGGCAATGACGTCATCGCTGAGCCGCGCCAGTTCATCGGCCGGGATGCTGGAATGCACGATGCCTTCGCGCACATCGATCTTCTGTTCGCTTTCGTCCAGGCTCATCACGGACACTCCTCAGGCAAAGAACTTGCGCGCATAGTCAAGCGCATCGGCCAGGGCATCGACCTCGGCGCGGGTATTGTACATGCCGAACGATGCACGGCATGTGGAGGTGACGCCGAAGCGTTTCAAGAGCGGCATGGCACAATGGGTGCCGGCCCGCACGGCAATGCCCTGCCGGTCGATTACCATCGAGACGTCATGGGCGTGAATGCCTGCCAGTTCGAAGGAAAAAATGCTCCCCTTGCCGGGTGCTGTCCCGAACATCCGCAGCGAATTGACCGACCGGAGGCGCTCGGTCGCGTAAGCTGCGAGATCGGCCTCATGCCGGGCGATTGCCTCGCGGCCGACCTTCTCCATATAGTCGAGGGCGTAACCGAGCCCGATCGCCTGCACGATCGGCGGCGTGCCGGCTTCGAAGCGATGTGGCGGATCGTTGTAGGTGACCCAGTCCTCGGCGACTTCGAAGATCATCTCGCCGCCGCCCTGGAAGGGGCGCATCTGCGAGAGCCGCTCCTTCTTCCCGTAGAGAATGCCGATTCCCGACGGGCCGTAGAGCTTGTGGCCTGTCATGACGTACCAGTCGCAGTCGATATCCTGCACGTCGACCGGCAGGTGCACGGCGCCCTGGCTGCCGTCGATCAGCACCGGAATGCCGCGTTCATGGGCAATGCGGCAGACTTCCTTGACCGGAACGATCGTGCCGAGCGCATTCGACATATGGGTAATGGCGACAAGCTTGGTACGCTCCGTCAGGCTCTTCTCGAAATCCTCGATATGGAAGGCGCCTTCGTCGTCGACCGGCACCCAGACCAGCTTGGCGCCCTGGCGCTCGCGGATGAAGTGCCAGGGCACGATATTGGAGTGGTGCTCCATGATCGTCAGGACGATCTCGTCGCCTTCGCCGATCTTAGGCATGCCCCAGCCATAGGCGACAGTATTGATCGCTTCGGTCGAATTCTTGGTGAAGACGATGTCGTTGACATCAGGCGCGTTGAGGAAGCGGCGGACCTTCTCGCGGGCTGCCTCATAGGCATCCGTCGCGACGTTAGAGAGATAGTGCAGGCCGCGATGCACATTGGCGTATTCATGGCCGTAGGCATGCGAGATGGCGTCGATCACCGACCGCGGCTTCTGTGCCGAGGCGCCATTGTCGAGATACACCAGCGGCTTGCCGTGCACTTTCTCCGCCAGGATCGGAAAATCCCGGCGGATGGCTTCGACGTCGTACTCAGTGGCCGGCACAATCTTGTCCATGGCATTTATCCGATCAGGCGTGCTTTTCGAGCCAGGCCGAGATCACGCTTTCCAGCGCTTCGACCAGACCTTCGTCTTCCAGTTCCTCGATGATTTCGGCGACGAAAGCATTGACGAGCATCGCCCGCGCCTTGTTTTCCGGAATGCCGCGCGCCATCAGGTAATAGAGATGATTGGCGTCGATATCGGTCACGGTCGCCCCATGGCCGCACTGCACGTCGTCGGCGAAGATCTCGAGCTCCGGCTTCACCGAGAATTCGGCGTCGTCGGACATCAAGAGCGTGTTGCAGGCCATCTTGGCGTCGGTCTTCTGGGCGTCAGGCGCAACCCGGATCATGCCCTGGAAGACGCCCTTTGCGCGGTCGAAGACGACATTGCGGATCACTTCGGTCGAACCGGTATGTGGCACATCGTGGCCGAGCACCATTGTCACATCGGTATGGCTCTCGGCCCCGAGCAGATTGATGCCGCGCAGCGTCAGATCGGCGCCCTCGCCCGTCACCTTGATATTCAGTTCCTGGCGCACCAGCTTGCCGCCGGCATTGATGACGAACAGGCGAAGTTTGGCATCGGCACCGAGATCGACGCGGATCTGGCCGAGATGCGTGTCGTCGACGCCCTGCTGCTGCAGGATGATCCAGGTCAACTCCGTGCCCTCGCCAACCGCGATGTCACTGACGTGGGACACGAAGGCCGCATCGCCCGTCACCGCATGGTGACGCTCGATGACCGTTCCCTTGACGCCGGCGCCGAAGGAAACCGGGAGACGCGTATGCGTCTGCCCGCCGGCATGGATGAACTGGATTTCCAGCGGATTTTCAAGCTCGGTTTCATCGGGCACATCGACGACATAGCCGTCACGCACGAAGCTGCCGTTGATCCGGCCGACCGCATCGTCGCTGCCCAATGCATCGAGCCTTTCGACAGCCGAACCGTCGATCAGCCGTTCGGAATAGGCCGAAAGCCCAAGACCATCGATGGTAGCCTTCTGATTGGCATGGCCTTGGATGACCGCCAGCACCGAGGAACCGGCAACGACCGGCTCGAGTGCATTGGAGCCGGCATCACCCACTTGCGCCGGTACGGCGCGCAGCAGATTCTTGAGGTCGGTATAGTGCCAGGCTTCGATTCGGCGCGTCGGCAAGCCGGCTTTCTTGAGGTCGTCGAGAAGCCGGTCACGCAGCGCCGTCACTGCACCATTGCCGGGCAGGTCACCGATCTGATGGTTGAAGGCCTCGATCAGCGCCGTTTCGGCCGCGGTGAGACGGCTCGTCGTCTGCATGTTCATGGACGTTGTCCTTTCCACCCGAACTCAGGCCGCTGCTGCGCCGATGATGTCGGCGTAACCATTGGCTTCCAGCTCATGCGCCAGGGTCTTGTCGCCGGACTTGACCACCTGGCCCTTGTAAAGGACGTGGACGGTGTCAGGCACGATATAGTCGAGCAGGCGCTGGTAGTGGGTGATGACGACGACGGCGCGGTCGGGCGAACGCAGCGCGTTGACGCCGTCGGCAACGATCTTCAGCGCGTCGATGTCGAGGCCGGAATCGGTTTCGTCGAGCACGCAGAGCTTCGGCTCCAGCAGCGCCATCTGCAGAATTTCGGCCCGCTTCTTCTCGCCGCCGGAGAAACCGACATTGAGCGGCCGCTTCAGCATTTCGGTATTGATCTGCAGCTTGGCCGCTGCTTCCTTGACACGGCGCATGAAATCCGGAGTCGTCAGCTCGTCCTCGCCACGCGCTTTGCGCTGTTCGTTCATCGCCACCTTCAGGAACTGCATGGTGGCGACACCGGGGATTTCGACCGGATACTGGAAGGCGAGGAAGATGCCCTTGGCGGCGCGTTCGGACGGATCGAGCTCGAGAATGCTCTCGCCGTTATATAGGATGTCGCCCTCGGTCACCTCATAGTCTTCGCGGCCCGACAGCACGTAGGAGAGTGTCGACTTGCCGGAGCCGTTCGGCCCCATGATCGCCGCCACTTCGCCGGCCTTCACCGTGAGGTTCAGGCCACGGATGATCTCGGTGCCATCTTCGGCGATACGGGCATGAAGGTTCTTGATTTCAAGCATTTCGTTCTTCCTGTTAATAAAGCGGGTTCAAGTGCCGCCTGATTGACCGTTCGCACCGGCCTCGATCCGTCATCCTCGGGCTTGTCCCGAGGATCTAAGCCTTCAATTGTAATCGCTCTACTGCTCCGACGAGACTTTCCGCTTACGTGCGTAGATCCTCGGGACAAGCCCGAGGATGACGTCACTAAGGGTGTGCAGGCTTCGGATTTCAAGCATACCATTCTTCCTATTCATAGAGCGGCTTCAAGGGCCGCCCAATTGACCGTTTTCACCGGTCTCGATCGTCATCCTCGGGCTTGTCCCGAGGATCTAAGCCTTCAATTGTAATCGCTCCACTGCCGCGTATTCTCATGCGGCCGATAGACATTCTCGATTTCGTCGATGCGCTCGTAAAGGTCCATCCAGGTCGGGTTGAGCTCCTCGACGAGCTTGATTTTCCATTCACGCACGTAGCGTTTTAGAGATTTCTCTCGCTGGATCGCCAGCACAATGTTCGGGTGGCTTTCAAACCAGACGAGGTTTTTCGCTCTGTATTTCTCCGTAAAACCCTTATGGATTTTGTTGCGGTGTTCCCATACGCGCCCTTGAAGATCGCTGGTGACGCCGGTGTAGATTACACCTCTTGGTTTGTCGGACATCATGTAGACAAACCCGCTCACCCGATCCTCCGCAGTTGTGCATAGATCCTCGGGACAAGCCCGAGGATGACGGAAAACCGCTTAGCCAACACTCCCTTCCAGCGAGATGCTGATCAGCTTCTGCGCCTCGACCGCGAATTCCATCGGCAGTTCCTGCAGGACTTCCTTGACGAAGCCGTTGACGATCAGCGCGATCGCCGCTTCGGTGGGGATGCCGCGCTGCAGGCAGTAGAACAGCTGGTCCTCGGAAATCTTCGAGGTCGTCGCTTCGTGCTCGAACTGCGCCGTCGAGTTCTTCGCCTCGATATAAGGCACGGTGTGAGCGCCGCACTTGTCACCGATCAGCAGCGAATCGCACTGGGTGAAATTGCGCGCGTTCGACGCCTTGCGGTGAGCCGAGACCTGGCCGCGATAGGTGTTGTTGGAAACGCCGGCGGCGATGCCCTTGGAGACGATGCGGCTCGACGTGTTCTTGCCGAGATGGATCATCTTGGTGCCGCTGTCGATCTGCTGATGGCCGTTGGAGACGGCGATCGAGTAGAATTCACCGCGGCTGTCGTCGCCGCGCAGGATGCAGGACGGGTACTTCCAGGTAATCGCCGACCCGGTTTCGACCTGCGTCCAGGAGATTTTCGATCGGTGACCGCGGCAATCGCCGCGCTTGGTGACGAAGTTGTAGATGCCGCCCTTGCCTTCCTTGTCGCCCGGATACCAGTTCTGGACGGTGGAATATTTGATCTCAGCATCGTCGAGAGCCACGAGCTCGACCACGGCCGCATGCAGTTGGTTTTCATCGCGCTGCGGCGCGGTGCAGCCTTCGAGATAGGAGACGTAAGCGCCCTCTTCCGCGATGATCAGCGTGCGCTCGAACTGGCCGGTGCCCTTCTCGTTGATGCGGAAATAGGTGGAAAGCTCCATCGGGCAGCGGACGCCCTTCGGCACGAAGACGAAGGAGCCGTCGGTAAAGACAGCCGAATTCAGCGTCGCGTAATAATTGTCCGAGGTCGGCACGACCGAGCCGAGATATTTGCGGACGAGATCGGGATGTTCGCGGATGGCTTCCGAGATCGACATGAAGATCACGCCGGCCTTCTTCAGCTCCGCCTTGAAGGTGGTGACGACCGAGACGCTGTCGAAAACGGCGTCGACGGCGATCTTCGGCTTCTCGACACCGGCCAGGATCTCCTGCTCACGCAGCGGGATGCCAAGCTTCTCATAGACCTTCAAGAGCTCCGGATCGACCTCGTCGAGCGACTTCGGACCCGGCGCGCTCTTCGGCGCGGCGTAATAATGGATGTCGTTGAAATCGATCTTCGGATAGTTGACGCGCGCCCAGGTCGGTTCTTCCAGCGTCAGCCAACGCCGATAGGCCTCGAGACGCCATTCCAGCATCCACTCCGGCTCCTGCTTCTTGGCCGAAATGAAGCGGATGATATCCTCGGACAGGCCCTTCGGCGCCTTATCCATTTCGATGACGGTCTCGAAACCGTATTTGTACTGGTCCACATCGATCAGGCGGACCTGGTCGATCGTTTCCTGCACGGCAGCCATTTCGTTCTCCAATCTCGCCGGATACAAGGTCCGGCAGCTTGTAGCGTATGGGCAATTGACTTGCCCCGGCAAATTCTTTGCCCTGATGTAGGAGGCCAAAAGGAACTTTTCAGCCCGATTGGCAAGCGGAAATTTGTGTTTCCGCAAGTTTATGAGGCGGTCAAGCCGCCTCGCTCGCCGACTTGCGCCGGCAGGCGATCTTCGCGAAGGCGGCGATCGCCCTGTCGATATCCTCTTCAGTGGTCGAA
It includes:
- a CDS encoding SUF system Fe-S cluster assembly protein, whose amino-acid sequence is MSLDESEQKIDVREGIVHSSIPADELARLSDDVIAALKTVYDPEIPADIFELGLVYKIDIEDDRMVKIMMTLTAPGCPVAGEMPGWVENAVGAVEGVSGVEVEMTFDPPWTPDRMSEEAQVAVGWY
- the sufD gene encoding Fe-S cluster assembly protein SufD, producing the protein MNMQTTSRLTAAETALIEAFNHQIGDLPGNGAVTALRDRLLDDLKKAGLPTRRIEAWHYTDLKNLLRAVPAQVGDAGSNALEPVVAGSSVLAVIQGHANQKATIDGLGLSAYSERLIDGSAVERLDALGSDDAVGRINGSFVRDGYVVDVPDETELENPLEIQFIHAGGQTHTRLPVSFGAGVKGTVIERHHAVTGDAAFVSHVSDIAVGEGTELTWIILQQQGVDDTHLGQIRVDLGADAKLRLFVINAGGKLVRQELNIKVTGEGADLTLRGINLLGAESHTDVTMVLGHDVPHTGSTEVIRNVVFDRAKGVFQGMIRVAPDAQKTDAKMACNTLLMSDDAEFSVKPELEIFADDVQCGHGATVTDIDANHLYYLMARGIPENKARAMLVNAFVAEIIEELEDEGLVEALESVISAWLEKHA
- a CDS encoding GIY-YIG nuclease family protein, which codes for MSGFVYMMSDKPRGVIYTGVTSDLQGRVWEHRNKIHKGFTEKYRAKNLVWFESHPNIVLAIQREKSLKRYVREWKIKLVEELNPTWMDLYERIDEIENVYRPHENTRQWSDYN
- a CDS encoding cysteine desulfurase, which gives rise to MDKIVPATEYDVEAIRRDFPILAEKVHGKPLVYLDNGASAQKPRSVIDAISHAYGHEYANVHRGLHYLSNVATDAYEAAREKVRRFLNAPDVNDIVFTKNSTEAINTVAYGWGMPKIGEGDEIVLTIMEHHSNIVPWHFIRERQGAKLVWVPVDDEGAFHIEDFEKSLTERTKLVAITHMSNALGTIVPVKEVCRIAHERGIPVLIDGSQGAVHLPVDVQDIDCDWYVMTGHKLYGPSGIGILYGKKERLSQMRPFQGGGEMIFEVAEDWVTYNDPPHRFEAGTPPIVQAIGLGYALDYMEKVGREAIARHEADLAAYATERLRSVNSLRMFGTAPGKGSIFSFELAGIHAHDVSMVIDRQGIAVRAGTHCAMPLLKRFGVTSTCRASFGMYNTRAEVDALADALDYARKFFA
- the sufC gene encoding Fe-S cluster assembly ATPase SufC, with the translated sequence MLEIKNLHARIAEDGTEIIRGLNLTVKAGEVAAIMGPNGSGKSTLSYVLSGREDYEVTEGDILYNGESILELDPSERAAKGIFLAFQYPVEIPGVATMQFLKVAMNEQRKARGEDELTTPDFMRRVKEAAAKLQINTEMLKRPLNVGFSGGEKKRAEILQMALLEPKLCVLDETDSGLDIDALKIVADGVNALRSPDRAVVVITHYQRLLDYIVPDTVHVLYKGQVVKSGDKTLAHELEANGYADIIGAAAA
- the sufB gene encoding Fe-S cluster assembly protein SufB, which codes for MAAVQETIDQVRLIDVDQYKYGFETVIEMDKAPKGLSEDIIRFISAKKQEPEWMLEWRLEAYRRWLTLEEPTWARVNYPKIDFNDIHYYAAPKSAPGPKSLDEVDPELLKVYEKLGIPLREQEILAGVEKPKIAVDAVFDSVSVVTTFKAELKKAGVIFMSISEAIREHPDLVRKYLGSVVPTSDNYYATLNSAVFTDGSFVFVPKGVRCPMELSTYFRINEKGTGQFERTLIIAEEGAYVSYLEGCTAPQRDENQLHAAVVELVALDDAEIKYSTVQNWYPGDKEGKGGIYNFVTKRGDCRGHRSKISWTQVETGSAITWKYPSCILRGDDSRGEFYSIAVSNGHQQIDSGTKMIHLGKNTSSRIVSKGIAAGVSNNTYRGQVSAHRKASNARNFTQCDSLLIGDKCGAHTVPYIEAKNSTAQFEHEATTSKISEDQLFYCLQRGIPTEAAIALIVNGFVKEVLQELPMEFAVEAQKLISISLEGSVG